A single genomic interval of Actinomycetes bacterium harbors:
- a CDS encoding DUF2252 domain-containing protein: protein MSEAIHERQAYGRAARERVSRSDQAAWTRPEGIDPLDRLRAQEAIRVPDLLPLRYERMAASPWTFLRGAAAVMAADLANSPHSGLMVQLCGDAHVLNFGLWATPERSLTFALRDFDETLPGPFEWDVKRLVTSLVVVSRENQLPDGVGLDAVRSCVRAYRERVRRYADMDQLAIWYDAIHVEELLSHLDEVEARDAVRRRITKRARRRGNEGAFARLVELTDDGPRIRENPPAVTHLDEERRLAVTRQVLDRYRSSLRDDRRVLLERFQVADVVRQVVGVGSVGMLVHLVLLLGPRAEPLFLQVKQSGASVYEEHLAPSHYPNHAQRVVNGQFLIQSATDIFAGWTHCDDRDFYVRQLRDMKVIPDTVAIRGVLAEFAAACGVALAKAHARSGDPVAISAYLGRNDSFTDAMTRFARTYADRNALDHAELQRALAEGTLPGDGSVMRKRPT from the coding sequence GGCGATCCGGGTCCCGGACCTCCTCCCGCTGCGTTACGAGCGGATGGCCGCGAGCCCGTGGACGTTCCTGCGGGGCGCAGCCGCCGTGATGGCGGCTGACCTCGCGAACAGCCCGCATTCCGGGCTGATGGTGCAGCTGTGCGGCGACGCGCACGTCCTGAACTTCGGGCTGTGGGCGACCCCCGAGCGTTCGCTCACGTTCGCCCTGCGCGACTTCGACGAGACGCTGCCCGGACCGTTCGAGTGGGACGTCAAGCGACTGGTCACCAGCCTCGTCGTCGTCAGTCGCGAGAACCAGCTCCCAGACGGAGTTGGGCTCGACGCCGTGCGGTCCTGCGTACGCGCCTACCGCGAACGGGTGCGCCGCTACGCCGACATGGATCAGCTCGCGATCTGGTACGACGCGATCCACGTCGAGGAGCTGCTGTCCCACCTCGACGAGGTCGAGGCACGCGACGCGGTCCGGCGCCGCATCACCAAGCGTGCCCGCAGGCGCGGCAACGAGGGCGCCTTCGCCCGGCTCGTCGAGCTCACCGATGACGGTCCGCGGATCCGCGAGAACCCGCCCGCGGTCACCCACCTCGACGAGGAGCGCCGGCTGGCGGTCACGCGCCAGGTGCTCGACAGATACCGCTCGAGCCTGCGAGACGACCGCCGCGTCCTGCTCGAGCGCTTCCAGGTCGCCGACGTCGTCCGTCAGGTCGTCGGCGTCGGCAGCGTCGGCATGCTCGTCCACCTCGTCCTGCTCCTCGGCCCGCGCGCCGAACCACTGTTCCTCCAGGTGAAGCAGTCCGGCGCATCGGTGTACGAGGAGCACCTCGCGCCCAGCCACTACCCGAACCACGCGCAACGCGTGGTGAACGGGCAGTTCCTCATCCAGAGCGCAACCGACATCTTCGCGGGCTGGACCCACTGCGACGACCGCGACTTCTACGTACGTCAGCTGCGGGACATGAAGGTCATCCCGGACACCGTCGCAATCCGTGGGGTCCTCGCGGAGTTCGCCGCCGCCTGCGGAGTCGCCCTGGCCAAGGCCCATGCGCGCTCAGGTGACCCCGTCGCCATCAGCGCCTATCTCGGCCGCAACGACAGCTTCACCGATGCGATGACGCGCTTCGCGCGCACGTACGCCGATCGCAATGCCCTCGACCATGCCGAGCTGCAGAGGGCCCTTGCCGAAGGGACCCTGCCCGGCGATGGGTCCGTGATGCGGAAGAGGCCAACCTAG